Genomic DNA from Callospermophilus lateralis isolate mCalLat2 chromosome 11, mCalLat2.hap1, whole genome shotgun sequence:
TCATGTCTCTGGGGCAATCTCATAGGTCAtctatgtaaattttaaaattgtCCAAGATGATAACAGAGCCAGAAGATTGATCTGTGTGCCAAAGACTTCAGCACATGAGAGGTGGAGACAAATGAATAATGAGGAGAGGGGCAAGTCAGTTCTAGAATGGGGAAAGAGCCTtagagaagcatggtttgtatccTTTTATGGACAATCAAGGCTGGAAATAACAGCAGGTATCAAGGAACacaaacttatttttttctttgagtcCTTGTTTGTGATGTGATCTAttactttcttcattttttttatccaaatgaatttttattttctttttacatttgcAGATTTTTCATAATTGAAAATAGCAAAGTAAACCAAGATGTCAATGGATCCAATGACCTATGAGGCCCAGTTCTTTGGCTTCACACCAGAGACTTGCATGCTTAGGATCTATATTGCATTTCAAGATTACCTATTTGAAGTGATGCAGGCTGTTGAACAGGTTATTATGAAGAAGCTGGAGGGAATCCCAGACTGTGATATTAGCCCAGTCCAGATTCGTAAATGCACAGAGAAGTTTCTTTGCTTCATGAAAGGACGTTTTGATAAACTTTTTGGCAAAATGGAGCAGCTGTTTTTGCAGTTGATTTTGCGTATTCCCCCAAATATCTTGCTTCCTGAAGACAAATGTCAGGAGACACATCCTTATAGTGAAGAAGAATTCCAGCTTCtccaaaaagaaattgaagaattaCAGGAAAAATATAAGACTGAATTATGTACTAAGCAGGCCCTTCTTGCAGAATTAGAAGAGCAAAAAATTGTTCAAGCCAAACTCAAACAGACTTTGACTTTGTTTGATGAGCTTGAAAATGTTGGCAGAGATCATGGGACTAGTGATTTTAGGAAGAGTTTGGTGTCCCTGGTCCAGAACTGTAGGAAACTCCAGAACATTAGAGACAATGTGGAAAATGAAAGCAAAAGACTGAAAATATCTTAATTTCTCAGTAGCAAAAACAAAGAACCTGTAAGAAACTAATTTTCCTTTGTTCACTCTTTCTTATGTTCCCCATCTTTTTTGGTCCACTCTTCTCAAGTAGCTGTACTGCCTTGAACTAGTCTTTGAAGCATCTGAGTTTTCTAATAAGTGGAAAGAGATTCTTGATTCAATAATGGCTCATTTGGGGGCATGATTGAAGAAGTAAAACTACAGCTGAAAATATATAATTGTACCTTGGTTACAAGTCTTTGTGATCCTGGTCCTTTTGACTTATTCTTTGGATAATACCAGGTGAGAAAAGGGTTAAATGGGTGGCTTCTTTATTAACCAGCCATTATACTATGAAATAGCCAGCATAGGGTGCTGCTCTTGCCCAGCAACTTTGCTTTACATGAAGATGTTGTAACTGGTTGAAGAAgcaagcagcaaaaaaaaaaaaaaaagacatctttGATCTTTGGTAAACAAGAaagttgtttttatttctataataaatctctccttttaaaaaatatttttagttataaatggacaatacctttattttatttgttatgttttatgtggtgctgaagattgaacccagtgcctcacatgtgctaggcgagctctctgtcaatgaaccacaaccccagcccaaatagaTCTTTTTATAAATGAGGTCCTGGTGATGTTAAGCAATTTAGTACCTTGGGGTCCTGCAGAAGATAACATTGGACAAAAAAGAAGCAGGTACCACTGGAATAGAAAAGGAAGCATGGGTTGGGGGGTCATGGCTCAGCGGTagggcactcgcctagcacgtgcaaggccctggatttgatcctcagcacacataaaaataagtaaataaaaataaagatatttaaaaaaaagaaagaaaaggaagcatGGGGCATACACAATAATGAAGTTTATATTTATTGACTCAGGTTTTATACCTTTTTTATAGTAAAATTAGTTTTAGACTCTGCCTTATAACTAATATTTAATTAACTTATTCATACTGAGGGTAATAAGCATCAAATGTTTAGTACCCTCAGATTATCTAAGGGAAGGGGAGAaatattaatgattttttttttttttttgcatgcaatgctgagaatcgaacccagtgcctcacacatgcttggcaagcactctaccactgagccacaaccctagaccTAGTGACTGATCTtaatgggttatttgcttttcatGTCTTCTTAAAGAACAGAATTTTGAGTTTTTCCTGTAAAGAAGGAGTTATTTGGAGTATTAATATTTGCAACTAAATATTCATAGACTTAGGAAACTTGTTCTTATTATCAAAAGgtcttttgggctggggatgtggctcaagcggtagcgcgctcgcctggcatgcgtgtggcccgggtttgatcctcagcaccacatacaaacaaagctgTTGTGTCTGCcgtaaactaagaaataaatattaaaaaaaaaaatttaatttaattcttgTTTCTAATCCTGTGcattaaatatatatgttctaAAAGCTTTGGATTTTGATTTTGTGTTGTCTATAATATCATGATCTATGTTTTTTTCTCAGTATGGCTTTTTACTCAAATGAAGACTTCAATTTCACATTTGAAGCTTATTCAAAATCACCTAGTGTAATAGATTGAATGGTAATCCCTCAAAAGATATGACTATGTTCTGATTCCTGGAACCTTTGAATGTAGCCTTATTTACAAAAAGGGTCTTTGCAGATATAATTGATTTAAGGATTTGGAGATGATGACATCATCTTGAAATATGAGCCCCAAATCCAATGAAAAGTGATAAGTTAGGcagagggagactttgaaacaaAAGTAGAAGTCATAAATGCAGGTTGGAGTAATGCAGTCGTAAGTTGGGAATGCCAGCAGCCACCACAAGCTAGAAGAGACAACAGATTCTTCCTTAGAGCCTGCAGAAAGGATGTGGCTCTGCTGAGCTCATACCTAGTGTCCCAAATATATTCCAACTATCTCCCTCAATTTAAATAATATCCCATAATATTCAGAAACCACTGCTTAATTCACTGTCTGCATATATCTGCTCTTTACAGACAACTCAATACATAATAGAATACTTTCCCCAATCAATAGGTTCTATATCATTTGTGATCTTCTGCAAATCTGTTGTTTTTACCTGCAACATCCATGGCACCTGAGTGTTCTTCAGGGAAGGAATTTCTTTCCTACTACTTGCCATTTTCATGGGATTGCCCTTTGAGGTGccttgtcttttttttaaccaaaaggTGTGttatctagaatttttttttcctggtgttggatttaaacctaaaccttgcacatgctaggctattgccatactactgagttacaccccTGAACCCCCTAGAATTTGACTCTTGAGCAAGAAAGCACAAGTACCAAAAAATGGGCACAATCATGATGGAATTTTGGAAAGACTATCCATTAATAGCAGAGAAAGGCTTGATATTTTGAATAAggggaagcttttttttttttttagttagttacaggtggacacaatgtctttgttttactttatgtggtgctgaggatagaacccagtgcctcgccatGCTAGGTGATCACTCTACctatgagtcacaaccccagcgccCCCCTCCCCGCCACCTGCCCAATAAGGGAAATTCTTACTAGAAGCCCAGAAATTGAGGGACACTTGAGAAAATTCAATATAGAGAAGTCACCATGAAATAGGGGGGCAAAAGGTGTATAGGGGGCAATTAGGATATGTTACCAAATATCCTGGGTTACTTAACTATAGAAGAGGAAAATTGGCTATATTAGACATGATGATGCTAAAGGCAAATGTGGATGGCATGAAAGTAATGGAAATTTAATATTGATTAGAAATATAGCTGGGCATAgtgacacacatctgtaatcccagtgacttgggaggctgaggcaggaggattgcaagttcaaggccagcctcagcaatttatcgaggccctaggtaatttaatgagatcctgtctcaaaaaagggctggggatgtacctcaatggtaaagtgcccctgggttcaatccccaatatccccCTGCTCCAACAAATAGGTATACATATGAAGAAAGAGTGtgtgtatgaatgtgtgtgtgtgtgtgtatgtatttttttgagTGAGAAAAGTAATGggtgaatagaaaaaaatatgaggCTATGAGAAGAGTAATGGAATCTTGGTGCAGGGCGGGGATAGCAGTGAATGTTAAGGAAGGTCAGAGTGCAGCATTAGACCAACTGGGGAGAAATGCAGTAGATTCTGAAATAAGGGGATCCAATGGGCCTGGATATTTAGGGGTATTAAAGTCACTATTAAAAGATTGTAGAGGCAGTAGGATCTAaccattgattgattgattgattgattttggtgctggggatcaaacccagggccttgtgcatgcaaggcaagcactctaccaactgagctatatccccaggcccaGGATCTAATCATAGTATCAGCAAAGCAACCAGATATTTGAATATGGGATAGAAAATGGAGACCCAGATTTGGTAGCACAACAGTTATTGTGGAACAATAACAAAGATTGAG
This window encodes:
- the Mis12 gene encoding protein MIS12 homolog produces the protein MSMDPMTYEAQFFGFTPETCMLRIYIAFQDYLFEVMQAVEQVIMKKLEGIPDCDISPVQIRKCTEKFLCFMKGRFDKLFGKMEQLFLQLILRIPPNILLPEDKCQETHPYSEEEFQLLQKEIEELQEKYKTELCTKQALLAELEEQKIVQAKLKQTLTLFDELENVGRDHGTSDFRKSLVSLVQNCRKLQNIRDNVENESKRLKIS